GTGCAGGCGCCGCAGCCATAGGCTTCGTTTCAGGTCTTGGAGAGTTTTTAGGGTATTTTTTCAGACTGGTTTCAGGCTACTTTATTGACCGCACCGGAAAACACTGGCTGGTTACAATACTCGGATATGGAATGCTCGTTTCAGTACCACTTCTTGCAGTGGCAGGCAAATGGGAAGTCGCCGCCCTTTTTATTATTTTGGAGCGACTCGGAAAAGCAATCAGAAGTCCAGGCAGGGATGCAATGCTCTCTCATGCCACAAAACAGCTGGGAGCAGGTTTTGGGTTTGGATTACATGAAGCACTGGACCAGGTGGGCGGCATCATAGGGCCCTTGATTCTTACAGCCGTACTTGCTCTTACAGGGGAATATAAAAAGGGCTTTACGGCTCTATGGGTACCTGCTATATTAACCGTCGTTTTTACTCTGATTGCAAGGGGAAAGGTTCCAAACCCGGCAGTGCTGGAAGATTCCCCAGAAGAGGCCAGGGAAGGGGCAAGCCTCGACAAATCCCTATCCAAAAAATTCTGGTTATATGTAACATTTATCTTTATTAGCGTCTCAGGCTTTGTAAATTTTCCAATTATTTCATATCACTTTTCCGTTCGGGAAGTAATTGCCGAAGCCCGGATTCCAGCACTCTACGCGGTCGCAATGACATTAGACGCGGCTGTCGCCCTCATCATAGGTAAAACCTACGATAAAATAGGGCTCGCCTCTTTAGCTGCAATACCTTTATTAACTTTACCAACGGCTTTTTTAGGATTTTCTGAAAACCACACCTGTGCCGTAATTGCGGTTATACTCTGGGGTTCTGTAATGGGGATCCATGAAACAATTATGAGGGCTGCAATTGCCGATTTAACACCCATTGAAAAGAGGGGAACCGCCTACGGAATTTTCAACACCCTGTACGGAATTGCCATGTTAACCGGCAGCGTCGCGATGGGATTTTTATACGAGTATTCCGCAAGCTATGTGATCGGTTTTGTGGTTATCACCGAGGTAATTGCATTGATCATCTTGGGAGCGTCTTTCAGGAGCGGGAGCGGGAACAGCGGTCTGCGAAGCGGCTGGCCCGCCCGTTGAAAGAGAGGAGGTGTTTTCCGGCCCGCCGGCCGAAATCGAGGAAAAGCCCTACCTCCGGCAGCCCCAGCAAAGAGGAGGCGAGCCCGTAAATACCGGCGCCCGCGCAGATGGTGAGGCCGAGCACCCCCGCCTCCACGAGAAAGCCCTGGCCTGCAGCGAAGTCTCCCAGCAGCCGCCAGATCCAGGCCGCTCCCAAACCCATCACCCCGGCGGCAAGGCACGAGCGCCAGGTGCCGTCCAGAATCTCCCTGCCGCCCAGCCCCCCCAGGCGCCGCCTTAAAACCTCGCAGAGAACCGCAACCGCAAAGGCCGAGGCGAGGGAGGTTGCCAGGGCGAGTCCGCCGTGGGCAAGGGGTTTCACCAGGAGAAAATTGAGCCCGATGTTCACGGCAACCGCACCCAAACCGAGCAGCATAGGAGTCACGGTGTCCTGCAAACCGAAATAAACCCGGCTGAT
This DNA window, taken from Bacillota bacterium, encodes the following:
- a CDS encoding MFS transporter; the encoded protein is MEAGARLSAKAKKRLALHFILLFGLISALGDITYEGARSIYGPYLGYLGAGAAAIGFVSGLGEFLGYFFRLVSGYFIDRTGKHWLVTILGYGMLVSVPLLAVAGKWEVAALFIILERLGKAIRSPGRDAMLSHATKQLGAGFGFGLHEALDQVGGIIGPLILTAVLALTGEYKKGFTALWVPAILTVVFTLIARGKVPNPAVLEDSPEEAREGASLDKSLSKKFWLYVTFIFISVSGFVNFPIISYHFSVREVIAEARIPALYAVAMTLDAAVALIIGKTYDKIGLASLAAIPLLTLPTAFLGFSENHTCAVIAVILWGSVMGIHETIMRAAIADLTPIEKRGTAYGIFNTLYGIAMLTGSVAMGFLYEYSASYVIGFVVITEVIALIILGASFRSGSGNSGLRSGWPAR